The following coding sequences are from one Virgibacillus necropolis window:
- a CDS encoding LCP family glycopolymer transferase, which translates to MDTRSEKRQAKKKRKWPYWVGGIIVLLILAVGIYLFYLYDKVEDTVADMHEPLSRDEDPNRKQELETIVKNKKSINVLLLGVDQRENDVGRSDTMILMSLNPRTNKMIMVSIPRDTYVNIPGRGMDKINHAYAFGGIDLSVKTVENTFDIPVHFYVKVNMEGFKQGINALGGVTVTNDQAFSQGGETFQTGTINLNGEEALKYIRMRKGDPRGDLGRNERQRAVIKAAMDEAASFTSITKVSNILSILGDNVTTNLNMDKMQTLLTDYRDTRNNIETLEIDGSGETINGIYYYVVPDQEMNRITQAIKEHMEN; encoded by the coding sequence GTGGATACAAGAAGTGAAAAGCGACAGGCGAAGAAAAAACGCAAATGGCCCTATTGGGTTGGTGGAATTATCGTTCTACTAATCTTGGCTGTAGGAATATACCTTTTCTATTTATACGATAAAGTTGAAGATACAGTAGCAGACATGCATGAACCACTCTCGCGTGACGAAGATCCAAACAGAAAACAAGAACTAGAAACTATTGTGAAGAATAAAAAGTCAATAAATGTACTATTACTTGGTGTTGACCAACGTGAAAATGATGTAGGTCGTTCCGATACAATGATACTTATGTCACTCAATCCACGCACAAATAAGATGATTATGGTTAGTATTCCACGTGATACTTATGTGAATATCCCTGGAAGAGGAATGGACAAAATTAACCATGCGTACGCATTTGGCGGTATTGATTTATCTGTAAAAACCGTTGAGAATACATTTGATATTCCTGTTCATTTTTATGTAAAGGTAAACATGGAGGGATTCAAACAAGGAATTAATGCACTTGGTGGAGTTACCGTCACAAATGATCAGGCATTTTCACAAGGTGGCGAAACCTTCCAAACGGGCACGATTAATCTAAATGGTGAAGAAGCTTTAAAATATATTCGTATGCGTAAAGGTGATCCGCGAGGTGACTTAGGTCGAAACGAGCGGCAACGCGCTGTAATCAAAGCAGCAATGGATGAAGCCGCAAGTTTTACAAGCATTACTAAAGTTAGTAACATCCTTAGCATTCTTGGGGACAATGTAACAACTAACCTGAATATGGACAAAATGCAAACCCTTCTCACTGATTATCGAGATACAAGAAATAATATTGAGACACTAGAGATCGATGGAAGTGGAGAAACAATTAATGGTATTTATTATTACGTTGTGCCAGATCAAGAAATGAACAGAATAACACAAGCAATCAAAGAACATATGGAAAATTAA
- the adh gene encoding aldehyde dehydrogenase, with amino-acid sequence MQYANPNTDGAKVAFKERYDNFIGGEYRPPANGKYFENVSPVTGKVFCEMARSTKEDVEAAVDAGHVAAEKWGQTSVAERANILNKIADRMEQNLETLAVAETWDNGKAVRETLAADIPLAIDHFRYFAGAIRAQEGGLSQIDNDTVAYHFHEPLGVVGQIIPWNFPILMATWKLAPALAAGNCVVLKPAEQTPASIHVLLDLIQDLLPAGVLNIVNGFGVEAGKPLASNSRISKIAFTGETTTGRLIMQYASENIIPVTLELGGKSPNIFFEDVMDLDDGFLDKAIEGLVMFALNQGEVCTCPSRALVHESIYEEFMERAVERVKQIKIGHPLDTETMMGAQASQEQLEKIQSYLSIGKEEGAEVLVGGNTNKLEGDMENGYYVEPTIFMGHNKMRIFQEEIFGPVLSVTTFKDKEEAMEIANDTLYGLGAGVWTRNINTAYRFGRGIQAGRVWTNCYHQYPAHAAFGGYKKSGIGRENHLMMLDHYQQTKNLLISYSEAPAGLF; translated from the coding sequence ATGCAGTATGCAAATCCAAACACTGACGGGGCTAAAGTCGCATTTAAAGAACGGTATGATAACTTCATAGGGGGAGAATATCGACCTCCCGCTAATGGAAAGTATTTTGAAAATGTAAGCCCTGTTACAGGTAAAGTCTTCTGTGAGATGGCACGATCAACCAAAGAAGATGTAGAAGCGGCAGTTGATGCAGGTCATGTAGCAGCAGAAAAATGGGGTCAAACATCGGTAGCTGAACGGGCAAATATTTTAAATAAGATTGCAGATAGAATGGAACAAAATTTAGAAACACTTGCTGTAGCGGAGACGTGGGATAATGGTAAAGCAGTTCGTGAAACACTTGCAGCGGATATACCCCTTGCCATTGATCACTTCCGCTATTTCGCGGGAGCAATTCGTGCACAAGAAGGAGGATTAAGCCAAATTGATAATGACACAGTTGCCTATCATTTCCATGAACCATTAGGAGTAGTTGGGCAAATTATTCCTTGGAACTTCCCGATCTTGATGGCTACATGGAAGTTAGCACCAGCGCTAGCAGCTGGAAACTGTGTGGTTTTAAAGCCCGCGGAGCAAACGCCAGCATCGATTCATGTTTTACTGGATCTGATTCAAGATCTACTCCCAGCAGGTGTTCTGAATATCGTTAACGGATTTGGTGTAGAAGCAGGCAAACCACTAGCATCTAACAGCCGTATTTCCAAAATTGCATTCACAGGTGAAACAACTACAGGTCGATTAATCATGCAATATGCTTCAGAAAATATTATTCCAGTAACACTTGAACTTGGTGGGAAATCACCGAATATTTTCTTTGAAGATGTCATGGACCTAGATGATGGATTTTTAGATAAAGCGATTGAAGGGCTTGTCATGTTTGCCCTTAACCAAGGGGAGGTTTGTACATGTCCATCCCGAGCATTAGTTCATGAATCGATTTACGAGGAATTTATGGAACGAGCAGTTGAGCGAGTTAAACAAATCAAAATTGGTCATCCACTCGATACAGAAACAATGATGGGTGCTCAAGCATCACAAGAACAATTAGAAAAAATTCAATCCTATCTTTCAATTGGAAAGGAAGAAGGCGCTGAGGTTCTTGTTGGTGGTAATACAAATAAATTGGAAGGTGATATGGAAAACGGTTATTATGTCGAACCTACTATCTTCATGGGACACAATAAAATGCGTATTTTCCAAGAAGAGATATTCGGTCCAGTACTTTCTGTTACAACTTTTAAAGATAAGGAAGAAGCAATGGAAATTGCAAATGACACATTATATGGATTAGGTGCGGGTGTTTGGACACGTAATATTAATACAGCATATCGTTTTGGACGAGGAATTCAAGCAGGACGTGTTTGGACTAACTGTTACCACCAATACCCAGCACATGCGGCGTTTGGTGGATACAAAAAATCAGGTATTGGCCGCGAAAATCACTTAATGATGTTGGATCATTATCAACAAACAAAGAACTTACTTATCAGCTATTCGGAAGCGCCGGCTGGTTTATTTTAA
- a CDS encoding SLC13 family permease — MIAATWNWLWDKHDQAKDLLSFFVRPNASNLSKEKADSTADSSGGNGNGKKRSYNTPQLIGLFLGPILFILTLTVFSPEGLSSDGKAVLASTIWIAVWWITEAIPIPVTSLLPIVLFPITGGLDIGTTTASYGDDTIFLFMGGFMIALAMEKWNLHKRIALTIISMIGTNTDRIILGFMVATGFLSMWISNTATAMMMVPIGLAIIYQVSEALKDNDSVDTSKENFGFGKALMLGIAYSASLGGIGTLIGTPPNTALAAAIDEFYGVELSFAKWMLFGVPIAWIFIIIAWFYLVKVAFPLKVKKLPGGRELIQSEKKKLGAPSFEEKAVFVVFILAAFSWITRSFLLVHISENINDAIIAMTFAIILFIIPSINKKGDHLLDWDTAVKLPWGILLLFGGGLAVAAGFVSSGLSDWIGNQLSALEGVNMFLVLLVVATLVIFLTELTSNTATASMMYPIMAALALALNIHPFSVMIVAAVAASCAFMLPVATPPNAVVFGSGYLRIPDMAKAGFLLNILGIILVTLAVYFYLPLAWGIDLTNLPETFK, encoded by the coding sequence ATGATTGCTGCTACATGGAATTGGTTATGGGACAAACATGATCAAGCTAAAGATTTATTGAGCTTTTTTGTTCGACCAAACGCATCAAACTTGAGTAAAGAGAAGGCAGATTCAACTGCCGATTCATCTGGCGGTAATGGTAATGGTAAGAAGAGAAGTTATAATACTCCACAATTAATTGGACTTTTTCTTGGGCCTATTTTATTTATTTTAACCTTAACAGTTTTTTCACCTGAAGGATTGTCAAGTGATGGAAAAGCTGTTTTGGCAAGTACGATTTGGATTGCTGTTTGGTGGATAACTGAGGCAATTCCAATCCCAGTTACATCGTTGCTACCTATTGTTCTATTCCCAATTACTGGCGGATTAGATATTGGAACAACTACAGCTTCTTATGGAGATGACACAATTTTTCTATTTATGGGCGGATTCATGATAGCGCTCGCAATGGAAAAGTGGAACCTGCATAAACGAATTGCACTTACTATTATCTCGATGATAGGTACCAATACAGACCGGATTATTCTAGGTTTCATGGTTGCGACAGGATTTTTGTCGATGTGGATATCAAATACTGCAACAGCTATGATGATGGTACCAATCGGTCTTGCAATTATCTACCAAGTATCTGAAGCATTAAAAGATAATGATTCGGTTGATACTTCAAAAGAAAATTTCGGATTTGGAAAAGCATTGATGTTAGGGATTGCCTACTCAGCATCGCTTGGTGGAATTGGAACTTTAATCGGTACACCACCGAACACAGCTTTAGCAGCCGCTATCGATGAATTTTATGGAGTCGAGCTGTCCTTTGCAAAGTGGATGCTGTTCGGTGTTCCAATTGCATGGATTTTCATTATAATCGCGTGGTTCTATTTGGTAAAGGTGGCATTTCCACTCAAAGTTAAGAAACTGCCAGGTGGAAGAGAACTAATTCAATCAGAGAAAAAGAAACTTGGAGCTCCTTCCTTTGAGGAAAAGGCAGTCTTTGTTGTCTTTATACTTGCGGCTTTTTCCTGGATAACTCGGTCATTTTTGCTTGTACATATTAGCGAAAATATAAACGATGCGATAATCGCGATGACTTTTGCTATTATTCTATTCATTATTCCGTCTATTAACAAAAAAGGAGACCATCTATTAGACTGGGATACTGCTGTTAAGCTACCTTGGGGAATCCTATTATTATTTGGTGGGGGTCTTGCAGTTGCAGCAGGGTTTGTTTCATCAGGGTTATCTGATTGGATTGGAAATCAACTGAGCGCTCTAGAAGGAGTTAACATGTTTCTTGTCTTGTTAGTAGTTGCAACGCTCGTTATTTTCTTAACCGAGTTGACGTCAAATACTGCAACAGCTTCCATGATGTATCCAATTATGGCTGCCCTAGCATTGGCACTGAATATTCACCCATTCTCTGTAATGATTGTTGCTGCAGTAGCTGCATCCTGTGCATTCATGCTACCAGTTGCAACACCGCCTAACGCGGTTGTGTTTGGTTCTGGCTATTTACGGATTCCAGATATGGCAAAAGCAGGATTCCTCTTGAACATCTTAGGTATAATTTTGGTAACACTAGCAGTCTACTTCTATCTACCACTAGCTTGGGGAATAGATTTAACAAACCTACCAGAAACATTTAAGTAG
- a CDS encoding MDR family MFS transporter, with translation MPRYIWLLAIATTINVTGASFLWPLNTIYMHNELGKSLAFAGFILMFNQGASIAGNMIGGALFDKLSASRTILIGMSIAFVASVTMCFYHTIVPYSILLVLIGFGAGMTWPVMFAMAGSVWPEGGRRAFNAIYVAQNLGVALGASIGGYIASFSFNYIFIANATLFAVFLLIVLTSFRGMDKERDRQMHTTIIKQNKGVKNKSAFTALFLLCGGFLVCWIAYSQWQSTIASYTQDLGIGLEQYSMLWAINGFLIVLGQPLLKLITDRVTSTKKQIYIGNSIIIMAFAITMFAEAFTLFAVSMVILTIGEMIVWPAIPTLANELAPKGRIGFYQGIVNSVGAAGRMIGPLLGGVIVDLYNIQLLFFVLLALLVIPYFTTHLYDRNLTKEQSSQTS, from the coding sequence ATGCCAAGATACATATGGCTATTAGCAATAGCTACTACGATTAACGTAACAGGGGCCTCTTTTCTGTGGCCACTGAATACCATTTATATGCATAACGAACTCGGCAAAAGTTTAGCTTTTGCGGGGTTTATTTTGATGTTTAATCAAGGAGCATCGATTGCTGGGAACATGATTGGGGGCGCTTTATTTGATAAATTAAGTGCATCCCGGACGATTTTAATCGGTATGTCGATTGCATTTGTAGCGTCAGTAACTATGTGCTTTTACCATACGATTGTACCCTATTCTATTTTGCTTGTTTTAATTGGGTTTGGTGCAGGTATGACCTGGCCAGTAATGTTTGCGATGGCCGGTTCTGTTTGGCCTGAAGGTGGAAGACGTGCGTTTAATGCTATTTATGTTGCTCAAAATTTAGGTGTTGCACTTGGGGCATCTATTGGTGGTTATATTGCGAGCTTCTCATTTAATTATATATTTATTGCAAATGCTACATTATTTGCTGTATTTTTACTAATTGTATTAACATCATTTCGAGGAATGGATAAAGAGCGCGATCGTCAAATGCATACCACTATAATCAAGCAGAATAAGGGAGTTAAAAACAAATCAGCATTTACTGCGCTCTTCCTATTATGTGGTGGATTCTTGGTCTGTTGGATTGCGTACAGTCAATGGCAATCAACCATTGCGTCCTATACGCAAGATCTTGGAATTGGTCTAGAACAATATAGTATGCTATGGGCGATTAATGGTTTTCTTATCGTTTTGGGTCAACCTCTGTTAAAATTGATTACAGATCGTGTAACATCTACGAAAAAACAAATTTACATTGGAAATTCAATTATTATAATGGCTTTTGCAATAACTATGTTTGCGGAAGCATTTACGTTATTTGCAGTTTCGATGGTTATTTTAACAATAGGTGAAATGATTGTGTGGCCTGCAATTCCAACACTCGCTAATGAATTAGCACCTAAAGGACGTATTGGATTTTATCAGGGGATTGTTAATAGTGTTGGTGCAGCTGGACGAATGATTGGCCCCCTGCTAGGTGGGGTGATTGTGGATCTGTACAATATTCAATTACTGTTTTTCGTCTTGTTAGCATTATTGGTTATCCCGTATTTCACCACACATTTGTATGATCGTAATTTAACGAAAGAACAATCGTCTCAAACAAGCTGA
- a CDS encoding Cof-type HAD-IIB family hydrolase — MSMHKLEKPIRLIALDMDGTLLTSDEQVTERTRKAIKQAMEKDVHVVISTGRWLGSCYPYAESLGLQSYLVTSNGGEIWTMEKELIERHTVDPEVMEKMWNLGEKYDMGCWMIATDAVWRGERPNDFSKPEWLKVGFDSHIPSNLEKFMQELSYFDGLELTNSQPHNVEVNPKGVHKASALHKVCEKLGTTMEEVMSVGDSLNDMKMIQQAGLGVAMGNAQEAIKKAADFETDTNDRDGVAKVIEHFVLD; from the coding sequence ATGAGTATGCACAAATTAGAAAAGCCAATTAGGCTTATTGCACTTGATATGGATGGAACGTTATTAACAAGTGATGAACAAGTTACAGAACGCACACGCAAAGCAATTAAACAAGCAATGGAAAAAGATGTACATGTGGTGATCAGCACAGGACGCTGGTTAGGATCGTGTTATCCTTATGCGGAATCTCTAGGATTACAATCTTACCTCGTGACCAGTAATGGTGGAGAAATTTGGACAATGGAAAAGGAACTGATTGAGCGACATACAGTTGACCCAGAGGTAATGGAAAAAATGTGGAACCTTGGTGAAAAGTATGATATGGGATGCTGGATGATTGCTACAGATGCTGTTTGGCGAGGAGAGCGTCCAAATGACTTCTCAAAGCCAGAATGGTTGAAGGTTGGGTTTGATTCACACATTCCTAGTAATTTAGAAAAGTTTATGCAGGAGCTTTCTTATTTTGACGGATTGGAATTAACGAATTCACAGCCACATAACGTAGAGGTTAATCCAAAAGGTGTACACAAAGCAAGCGCTTTACATAAGGTTTGTGAAAAACTTGGCACTACCATGGAAGAAGTAATGTCAGTAGGTGATAGTTTAAATGACATGAAAATGATTCAACAGGCTGGACTGGGTGTAGCCATGGGAAATGCGCAAGAAGCAATAAAAAAAGCAGCCGATTTTGAAACAGATACAAATGATCGTGATGGCGTAGCAAAAGTCATCGAACATTTTGTGCTTGATTAG
- a CDS encoding cold-shock protein, producing MSFSRGPKEPLPEVETKVWTCSSEECQGWMRESFSFEEEPKCPLCKSSMETETRMLPELK from the coding sequence ATGTCTTTTTCACGCGGTCCTAAAGAGCCATTACCAGAGGTAGAAACAAAAGTGTGGACTTGTTCTAGCGAAGAATGTCAAGGGTGGATGAGAGAATCATTTAGCTTTGAAGAAGAGCCAAAATGTCCACTATGCAAATCTTCAATGGAAACGGAAACACGTATGTTACCTGAATTAAAATAG
- a CDS encoding penicillin-binding transpeptidase domain-containing protein, translated as MKKIVLLLSMLLCILLAACSNDEVSPNDRFDTYVKNWNDKEFSKMYEMVGNKSKSTYPTEEFVDRYKKIYKDLGVTDLKITYEKLDEKEVEAALENGKATYPFSVEMNTIAGPITFDYEAKLVQQGEEEKKNWYVKWDPGFIFPALRDGGEIKFETEKPRRGEILDRNRMPLAINDTVWEIGIIPSKLGDSPEAMKKEIADLLGMDVETINSKLNANWVEPDLFVPITKVPTTNKNLEKLWATGAVSGKEVTGRVYPYGESTAHLVGYIAKVTAEDLKKSDDKTLSPNDMIGKRGLEKLYDKRLRGTEGIKISVKQEGEEDVVLAEQPVKDGENLTLTIDAEIQQKIYQVYDGEPGTTAAINPKTGEALALVSSPSFNPNEFVYGISQSRLTELQENPKQPLINKFSATYVPGSAIKPITASIGLQSGTLDPNKGVEINGLTWSPGEEFGNYEIHRVSESDGPVDLADALIRSDNIYFAMKALDMGSETFVNGLQNFGFGEEFPFSYPIQTSTVSTDGKLNDKVLLANTAYGQGEMQMSVLHLATAYTTFLNKGNMIKPILFKNEETGQVWKKDLITKDQATLIRDILRKVVTSPKGTAKDAQKADFPISGKTSTAELKKSKDQESGQENVWFVGYPSESQDILIAMMIEHAEDKNGSSYAVKKVTNILKEIK; from the coding sequence ATGAAGAAAATCGTTTTATTGTTGTCCATGTTACTATGTATCCTTTTAGCAGCTTGTTCCAATGATGAGGTATCACCCAATGATCGCTTTGATACATACGTAAAGAACTGGAATGACAAGGAATTCTCAAAAATGTATGAAATGGTTGGAAATAAATCTAAGTCTACTTACCCAACTGAGGAATTTGTTGATCGATATAAGAAAATTTATAAGGATCTGGGTGTAACTGATCTTAAAATCACCTATGAAAAGCTGGACGAAAAAGAAGTCGAGGCTGCGCTTGAAAACGGAAAAGCTACTTACCCATTTTCTGTTGAAATGAATACAATTGCTGGGCCGATTACCTTTGATTATGAAGCAAAACTTGTCCAACAAGGTGAAGAAGAAAAGAAAAATTGGTATGTGAAATGGGATCCAGGATTTATTTTTCCAGCGCTGCGTGATGGTGGGGAGATAAAATTTGAAACAGAGAAACCAAGACGCGGGGAAATACTCGATAGGAATCGAATGCCATTAGCAATCAATGACACTGTCTGGGAGATAGGTATCATCCCTAGTAAATTAGGAGATTCACCTGAGGCAATGAAAAAAGAAATTGCTGATTTGCTTGGGATGGATGTAGAAACGATTAATAGTAAGTTAAATGCAAATTGGGTTGAACCTGATCTTTTCGTACCTATAACAAAAGTTCCAACAACAAATAAAAACTTAGAGAAATTGTGGGCAACTGGAGCTGTTTCTGGTAAGGAAGTAACCGGGCGTGTTTATCCTTATGGTGAATCAACAGCACATTTAGTTGGTTACATTGCAAAAGTTACTGCGGAAGACCTAAAAAAGAGTGACGATAAAACATTGTCTCCAAATGATATGATTGGTAAACGCGGACTTGAAAAATTGTACGACAAGCGCTTACGCGGCACAGAAGGTATAAAAATTAGTGTCAAACAAGAAGGAGAAGAAGATGTTGTCTTGGCGGAACAACCCGTTAAAGATGGTGAAAACTTAACGCTTACAATCGATGCCGAAATACAACAGAAAATTTATCAAGTATATGACGGCGAACCAGGAACAACTGCTGCAATCAATCCGAAAACTGGTGAAGCATTGGCTCTTGTTAGCAGTCCATCATTTAACCCAAATGAATTCGTATATGGAATCTCACAATCTAGACTAACAGAATTACAAGAAAATCCGAAACAACCGCTCATCAATAAATTTTCAGCAACTTATGTTCCTGGTTCTGCTATTAAACCGATAACTGCATCTATCGGATTGCAGAGTGGTACACTAGATCCAAATAAAGGTGTTGAAATAAATGGATTAACCTGGAGCCCTGGAGAAGAATTTGGTAACTACGAAATACACAGAGTATCTGAATCGGACGGCCCAGTTGATCTTGCAGACGCTTTAATCAGATCCGACAATATTTACTTTGCTATGAAAGCACTTGATATGGGAAGTGAAACTTTTGTAAATGGACTACAAAATTTCGGATTTGGTGAAGAGTTTCCTTTTTCCTATCCAATCCAAACATCTACCGTTTCAACTGATGGTAAACTAAATGACAAAGTATTACTCGCTAATACGGCTTACGGTCAAGGTGAGATGCAAATGAGTGTACTTCATTTGGCTACTGCTTATACAACTTTTCTAAATAAAGGGAATATGATTAAGCCAATCTTGTTTAAAAATGAAGAAACTGGTCAGGTTTGGAAAAAAGATTTAATAACAAAAGATCAAGCAACACTCATACGCGACATCTTACGAAAGGTTGTTACCTCACCAAAAGGTACTGCTAAAGATGCACAAAAAGCCGACTTTCCGATATCAGGAAAAACGTCTACTGCTGAATTGAAAAAATCTAAAGATCAGGAATCTGGTCAAGAAAATGTCTGGTTTGTTGGATATCCATCTGAATCACAAGATATCTTGATCGCGATGATGATTGAACATGCTGAAGATAAAAACGGTAGTTCTTATGCTGTTAAAAAGGTAACAAACATTTTAAAAGAAATTAAGTAG
- a CDS encoding IDEAL domain-containing protein, translating to MLTVKMLKPYYIKADGDYVRVILAYQYFALFINEKVYQFVPTKSKEIRINRRTQEVVNTDALFAFQKGKDVIQVAMSELVSIPDFLLQLNEIAKPYYVREEEIIHEKNENAIIIGELEYENVKRLIDKALDERDKNAFDKLVELL from the coding sequence GTGCTAACGGTTAAAATGTTAAAGCCTTATTATATAAAAGCTGATGGAGATTATGTTCGTGTCATTCTTGCATATCAGTACTTTGCATTATTTATAAATGAAAAGGTTTACCAGTTTGTTCCAACAAAGTCGAAAGAAATTCGTATTAATCGAAGGACACAAGAGGTAGTAAATACAGACGCATTGTTCGCTTTTCAAAAAGGTAAAGATGTCATTCAGGTAGCTATGAGTGAGCTTGTATCCATTCCTGATTTTTTATTACAGCTTAATGAAATTGCAAAGCCGTATTATGTTAGGGAAGAAGAAATAATTCATGAAAAAAATGAAAACGCTATCATTATAGGTGAGCTAGAATATGAAAATGTAAAACGACTTATTGACAAAGCCTTAGATGAACGTGATAAAAATGCTTTCGATAAGCTTGTGGAACTCTTATAA
- a CDS encoding helix-turn-helix domain-containing protein has protein sequence MIGEKIKQLRQDKNMSISELAEKAGVAKSYLSSIERNLQSNPSIQFIEKIGVVLGVTVNDIIREDQATSTDTQLDGEWLKIVQEAMDSGVSKEQFKEYLEFNKWRKKQDN, from the coding sequence TTGATTGGTGAAAAAATTAAACAACTGCGCCAAGATAAAAATATGTCTATATCGGAACTTGCAGAAAAAGCTGGTGTAGCAAAATCATACTTAAGCTCAATTGAACGAAATCTTCAGTCGAACCCATCGATCCAGTTTATCGAGAAAATTGGTGTCGTATTAGGTGTCACTGTAAATGATATAATACGTGAAGATCAAGCAACTAGTACAGACACACAATTAGATGGTGAGTGGTTGAAAATCGTACAAGAAGCAATGGATTCTGGAGTATCAAAAGAACAGTTCAAAGAATACCTTGAGTTTAACAAATGGAGAAAAAAACAGGATAATTAA
- a CDS encoding anti-repressor SinI family protein, producing the protein MIKIVKQVGLDNEWVELLQEAKSLGITIEEVRLFLNEVNNGEKINQ; encoded by the coding sequence ATGATAAAAATAGTCAAACAAGTAGGTCTTGATAACGAATGGGTTGAGTTGCTACAGGAAGCAAAGAGTCTAGGAATAACTATAGAGGAGGTCAGATTGTTTTTAAATGAAGTAAATAATGGTGAAAAAATCAATCAATAA
- a CDS encoding carbon-nitrogen family hydrolase — protein sequence MIFLIKDNRRELTLKHKIAMIQLDIHYGDTQTNYTRASTFIDKAVKSGADIILLPELWTSGYDLTRLDEIADDQAKESIAFLQEQAKKYNVSLVGGSVAEKCDDGVRNTLLVVDSKGKLVHKYSKLHLFQLMDEHVYLEEGNDKTEFELDGTDSAGFICYDIRFPEWMRKSALNDAKVMYVVAEWPKLRIDHWRILLQARAIENQCYVIACNRSGSDPKNEFGGMSLIIDPWGEVVAEGGLEEEIVIGEVDFSLVEEVRKRIPVFGDRREERY from the coding sequence ATGATTTTTCTCATTAAAGACAATAGGAGGGAGTTAACTTTGAAACATAAAATTGCGATGATTCAACTTGATATTCACTATGGCGATACACAAACAAATTACACTCGGGCTTCAACATTTATCGACAAAGCGGTAAAGTCGGGTGCTGATATAATTCTTTTGCCCGAACTTTGGACATCTGGGTATGATCTGACAAGACTTGATGAAATTGCAGATGATCAGGCTAAAGAATCGATAGCCTTTTTACAAGAACAAGCGAAAAAGTATAATGTCAGTTTAGTAGGAGGTTCTGTAGCCGAGAAATGCGACGACGGGGTACGGAATACGTTGCTAGTTGTAGATAGCAAAGGAAAACTCGTGCACAAGTACAGCAAATTGCATTTATTTCAATTAATGGATGAACACGTTTATTTAGAGGAAGGTAACGATAAAACGGAATTTGAATTAGATGGAACGGACTCAGCTGGGTTTATTTGCTATGATATCCGCTTTCCAGAATGGATGAGGAAATCTGCATTGAATGACGCAAAAGTAATGTATGTTGTTGCGGAATGGCCGAAATTGAGGATTGATCATTGGCGTATATTATTACAAGCACGAGCTATTGAAAATCAATGTTATGTGATTGCTTGTAACCGAAGCGGATCCGATCCTAAAAATGAATTCGGTGGTATGTCACTAATTATTGATCCATGGGGAGAAGTAGTTGCAGAAGGTGGACTAGAGGAAGAGATAGTAATTGGCGAAGTCGACTTCTCATTGGTGGAAGAAGTGAGAAAGCGGATCCCCGTATTTGGTGATCGGAGGGAGGAGCGGTATTAA
- a CDS encoding DUF779 domain-containing protein, with protein MVERVTVTDEALDLIKSLIEVHGDLMFHQSGGCCDGSSPMCYPRGEFRTGDSDVLLGEIGNTPFYMAKDQYEYWKHTQIIVDAINGRGGMFSLEGPEGKRFLTRSRVFTDEERAELAK; from the coding sequence ATGGTCGAGCGAGTAACGGTGACAGATGAAGCGTTAGATCTTATCAAATCTCTAATAGAGGTTCACGGGGATTTAATGTTTCATCAATCCGGTGGCTGTTGTGATGGTAGTTCACCAATGTGTTATCCGAGAGGCGAATTTCGTACGGGAGATTCGGATGTTCTGCTTGGGGAAATAGGTAATACACCATTTTATATGGCAAAGGATCAGTATGAATATTGGAAGCATACTCAAATTATTGTAGACGCAATAAATGGACGCGGTGGCATGTTTTCTTTGGAAGGTCCAGAGGGCAAGCGCTTTTTGACAAGATCACGAGTCTTTACAGACGAAGAACGAGCAGAATTAGCTAAATAG